TTGCTTCAAACTTGGCTTTTTAAGCCGTTTGAAGCCTATTTATTGGCAATAGTTAATTTTCGCAATACTGTCTAATTAAACTCTTGACTTCATCACCATATCTTTTTTCATATTCATAATGCTCTGCATATTTAAGTGCTGTACAACCTTCATTTATCAAATCCATTTTGAAATATACTAAAGCAAGGTTTTTGTATGCATAAGAATTAGTAGGATATCCTTTTAATGATTTATTAATATCTTTCAAGGCTAATTTATAATTTCCCATTTTGTAATATGTGAATCCCCTATTACTAAAAAGCAAAGGCTCATCCGGTGATATATTTAAAGCTTTATCAAAATATTCAATCGCATTATCAAGACTATCAATCTCAGTATATATCAATCCAAGATTAATATATGGACCTATTAAATTTTCATCTAAAATAATTACCTTTTTTAGTGTTTGTATAGCCTTTTCTGTTTCACCTAACTTTTTGTATACATTACCAATATTATTTAAACAACCTATGTCATTAGGTTTGAAATTTAACACATCTTTGAAATCTTCAAGTGCTCCTTTGTAATCCATCACAGAAATCTTTGCAGTTCCTCTGTTCATAACGTATGAATATCGTATTGTATCATTTTCGGCAAATCTAATTGCTTTGTTATACATGTATATTGAGGAATCTTTTAAGCCTCTACTATTATAATAACTACCTGCACGATTATAAGGTTCTGAATTTGTTGAATCAATTGAAATAGCTCTTTTAATATAATCTATCGTCAAATATGATTCTTCCATATTGAGTTGAATTTCAGCTTTTTTTAGCCAATACCAAATATTAGTATCATTTAACTCAATCGCTTTATCAATTAATATTGAAGCATATTGAAAATCCTTTTGCTTTTCTTTGGTTTTTGCTTTCTCATAAAACTCCTCTGCTTGTTGTGAAAATGCTACCTGGCTAATAAAAACTAATATTGTAATGATTGCTAAATGTTTCATATTTTCATTTAATTATTGCCAACATCTGGATATATCGAAGAGTAGATATATTTCTCATATACGATAAATCCAAATGTTTTTTTAACATGTTCTATTTTAATTAGTTATTTTTTTTTATTTATCATATTCAAATATAATAATTCTATTTCATATTTCTCTTGTTAGCTTGAGAAATTAATCAAGTTCTCGTGATGTAAGGAATTGTGCCAATGTACAAATTGTTTTGAGCGGGTTTTTAAAGTTCTATATTTTTCAATTTTGCTATTATTGTTAATTAAATTTTCCATACTTCAAATATACTAATATCTCCCGCTTTAAATATACATCGTGTTAGCTACGTGCATTGTTTATTTTATACGTTAAAATTCAAACTTAAATGACCTCCTAATCCTTCTCTAATTATTCTCATTAATGTTAATAGTCGAATGTCACTGGCATCATTCTCAATTCGAGAAATGTAAGACTTGGTTGTCCCACATTTTTTTGCTAATTGCTCCTGGGTCAAACCTTGATTTTTTCGAAGTTCTTGAAGCATTACTCCTAACCTAAAGGCTTCAAATTCTTCCTCATATTGTTCTCTAATTGAAGTCCCTCGTTTTCCATATTGACTGTCCAAATGGTCAGCGAAAGAAGTCAAAT
The sequence above is a segment of the Bacteroidales bacterium genome. Coding sequences within it:
- a CDS encoding tetratricopeptide repeat protein, encoding MKHLAIITILVFISQVAFSQQAEEFYEKAKTKEKQKDFQYASILIDKAIELNDTNIWYWLKKAEIQLNMEESYLTIDYIKRAISIDSTNSEPYNRAGSYYNSRGLKDSSIYMYNKAIRFAENDTIRYSYVMNRGTAKISVMDYKGALEDFKDVLNFKPNDIGCLNNIGNVYKKLGETEKAIQTLKKVIILDENLIGPYINLGLIYTEIDSLDNAIEYFDKALNISPDEPLLFSNRGFTYYKMGNYKLALKDINKSLKGYPTNSYAYKNLALVYFKMDLINEGCTALKYAEHYEYEKRYGDEVKSLIRQYCEN
- a CDS encoding helix-turn-helix transcriptional regulator, encoding MKKKNKNLTSFADHLDSQYGKRGTSIREQYEEEFEAFRLGVMLQELRKNQGLTQEQLAKKCGTTKSYISRIENDASDIRLLTLMRIIREGLGGHLSLNFNV